The following proteins come from a genomic window of Triticum aestivum cultivar Chinese Spring chromosome 6A, IWGSC CS RefSeq v2.1, whole genome shotgun sequence:
- the LOC123128361 gene encoding transcription termination factor MTERF8, chloroplastic, with amino-acid sequence MATPSAPRLHSPMPILFLAAGPLAAVHFSARCRLRLRLRIPHVATAAGAATTPGNSFAVEDYLVANCHLTQPQAVKASKNLAHLKSASNPDAVLAFLDGLGFSPKEVAAAVASNPRILCARIERSLAPISAELRALGLSTSQVARLAKIAGRYFLCRSFVSKVQFWLPLFGSPERLLQASDWNYWLLTSDLEKVVEPNVSFLRQCGLSACDISKLLVAAPRLVTMHPEYVQDSVRRAIELGVPPGSQMFRHAISTAGCIGQEKVDAKIAVLRETLGWSKEEVSLAISKAPRILVASEERLRRNAEFLVKEVGLEPQYIARRSVLLMYSLERRLMPRHLVVKLLKQRRLIEEDRCFFNVVAPTEEKFLEKFVVPFEECIPGLGDAYDAACAGKEPVKAEWAVSD; translated from the coding sequence ATGGCCACTCCCTCCGCGCCACGTCTCCACTCCCCCATGCCTATCCTCTTCCTCGCCGCCGGTCcgctcgccgccgtccacttctctgcccgctgccgcctccgcctccgcctccgtatCCCCCacgtcgccaccgccgccggcgcTGCCACCACTCCGGGAAACAGCTTCGCCGTCGAGGACTACCTCGTCGCCAACTGCCACCTCACCCAGCCGCAGGCCGTCAAGGCCTCCAAGAACCTCGCCCACCTCAAGTCCGCCTCCAACCCCGACGCCGTCCTCGCATTCCTCGACGGCCTCGGCTTCTCCCCCAAggaggtcgccgccgccgtcgcctccaacCCGCGCATCCTCTGCGCCCGCATCGAGCGCTCCCTCGCGCCCATCTCCGCGGAGCTCCGCGCCCTCGGCCTCTCCACCTCCCAGGTCGCCCGCCTCGCCAAGATCGCCGGCCGCTACTTCCTCTGCCGCAGCTTCGTGTCCAAGGTGCAGTTCTGGCTCCCCCTGTTCGGCTCCCCGGAGAGGCTGCTACAGGCCAGCGACTGGAACTACTGGCTCCTCACCTCCGACCTCGAGAAGGTGGTCGAGCCCAACGTCTCCTTCCTCAGGCAATGCGGGCTAAGTGCTTGTGATATTTCCAAGCTGCTCGTGGCCGCGCCGCGTCTGGTCACCATGCACCCCGAGTACGTCCAGGACTCCGTCAGGCGGGCCATTGAGCTCGGCGTGCCACCGGGCTCCCAGATGTTCCGGCACGCGATCTCCACCGCCGGCTGCATCGGCCAGGAGAAGGTGGACGCCAAGATCGCCGTCCTCAGGGAGACGCTGGGGTGGTCGAAGGAGGAGGTGAGCCTGGCCATCAGCAAGGCGCCGCGGATCCTGGTCGCCTCCGAGGAGAGGCTGCGCCGCAACGCCGAGTTCCTGGTCAAGGAGGTCGGGCTGGAGCCGCAGTACATCGCGCGCCGGTCGGTGCTGCTCATGTACAGCCTCGAGAGGAGGCTCATGCCCCGGCATCTCGTGGTGAAGCTCCTCAAGCAGAGGCGGCTGATCGAGGAAGACCGGTGCTTCTTCAACGTGGTGGCGCCGACGGAGGAGAAGTTCTTGGAGAAGTTCGTTGTCCCCTTCGAGGAATGTATCCCGGGCCTCGGCGATGCTTACGACGCTGCCTGTGCCGGCAAGGAGCCGGTGAAAGCTGAGTGGGCAGTGAGTGACTAG